One Cheilinus undulatus linkage group 22, ASM1832078v1, whole genome shotgun sequence DNA window includes the following coding sequences:
- the LOC121504821 gene encoding transmembrane protein 184C-like, producing MPCSCSEWRRWIRPLVLVLYALLLVAVLPLCIWELQKDKVGTHSKAWFIAGIFVFLTIPISLWGILQHIVHYTQPELQRPIIRILWMVPIYSLDSWLALRYPSLAIYVDTCRECYEAYVIYNFLVFLLNFLSNQYPSLVLMLEVQQQQPHLPPLCCCPPWAMGEVLLFRCKLGVLQYTVVRPVTTVIALICQLCGVYDEANFSFKNAWSYLVIINNISQLFAMYCLVLLYRALKEELTPIRPVGKFLCVKLVVFVSFWQAVLIAFLVKVGVISDRHTWDWDSVEAVATGLQDFIICIEMFLAAIAHHYTFTYKPYVQEAEEGSCFDSFLAMWDFSDIRADVTEQVRHAGRTFLGRPNKMYFGAAARPEHTEHTGLLNATSQDAIAAAATSMPASPSSIGRYQGLGHTPAPHSISAPAGFTSSSWEDDSDSSPPEPGNNPGNT from the exons ATGCCGTGTTCATGTTCAGAGTGGAGGAGGTGGATCCGTCCTCTGGTTCTGGTTCTCTACGCTCTCCTGCTGGTGGCCGTGCTGCCGCTCTGCATCTGGGAGCTGCAGAAAGACAAG GTTGGGACTCACAGTAAAGCCTGGTTCATCGCTGGTATCTTCGTCTTTCTCACCATCCCCATCTCACTGTGGGGGATCCTGCAGCACATCGTACACTACACCCAGCCGGAGCTGCAGAGGCCGATCATCAG gaTATTATGGATGGTACCGATCTACAGCTTGGACAGT TGGTTGGCTCTACGGTATCCCAGCCTGGCGATCTACGTAGACACGTGCCGAGAGTGCTACGAGGCCTATGTCATTTACAACTTCCTGGTCTTCCTGTTGAACTTCCTCAGTAACCAGTACCCCAGTTTGGTGCTCATGTTGGAggtccagcagcagcagccacacCTGCCCCCCCTCTGCTGCTGCCCGCCATGGGCCATGGGAGA ggTGCTTCTGTTCAGGTGTAAGCTGGGAGTCCTCCAGTACACTGTGGTCAGACCTGTGACCACGGTCATAGCGCT GATCTGTCAGCTCTGTGGGGTTTACGATGAAGCCAacttcagctttaaaaatgcCTGGTCCTACCTCGTCATCATCAACAATATATCACAGCTG TTTGCCATGTACTGTCTGGTGCTGCTGTACCGAGCCCTTAAAGAAGAACTGACTCCCATCAGGCCTGTGGGCAAGTTCCTCTGCGTCAAACTGGTGGTGTTTGTCTCCTTCTG gcAGGCAGTGTTGATAGCTTTCCTTGTGAAAGTGGGCGTTATCTCGGACAGACATACCTGGGACTGGGACAGCGTGGAGGCCGTGGCTACTGGACTCCAG GACTTCATCATCTGCATAGAGATGTTCCTGGCTGCAATCGCTCACCACTACACCTTCACATATAAACCATACGTACag GAAGCAGAGGAGGGGTCGTGTTTCGACAGCTTTTTGGCCATGTGGGATTTCTCTGACATCAGAGCTGATGTCACAGAGCAGGTCCGCCATGCTG GTCGTACCTTCCTGGGTCGTCCAAACAAGATGTACTTTGGTGCTGCAGCTCGACCCGAACACACCGAGCACACCGGCCTCCTCAACGCCACCTCTCAGGACGCCATCGCCGCAGCCGCCACATCAATGCCCGCCTCCCCCTCTTCAATTGGGCGGTACCAAGGCCTCGGCCACACCCCTGCCCCTCACTCTATCTCCGCCCCTGCAGGCTTCACCTCCTCATCCTGGGAGGACGACAGCGACAGCTCACCTCCTGAGCCCGGGAACAACCCTGGAAACACGTAA